Proteins encoded within one genomic window of Triticum aestivum cultivar Chinese Spring chromosome 2D, IWGSC CS RefSeq v2.1, whole genome shotgun sequence:
- the LOC123052483 gene encoding isopentenyl-diphosphate Delta-isomerase I, whose amino-acid sequence MAGTGDDAGMDEVQRRLMFDDECILVDEQDNVVGHESKYTCHLMEKIESENLLHRAFSVFLFNSKHELLLQQRSATKVTFPLVWTNTCCSHPLYRESELIQENFLGVRNAAQRKLLDELGIPAEDVPVDQFTPLGRMLYKAPSDGKWGEHELDYLLFIVREVKLVPNPDEVADVKYVSREQLRELIQQADAGEGGVKLSPWFRLVVDNFLMGWWEHLEKGTLAEAVDMETIHKLK is encoded by the exons ATGGCCGGCACGGGCGACGACGCCGGGATGGACGAGGTCCAGAGGCGCCTCATGTTCGACGACGA ATGCATTTTGGTAGATGAACAGGACAACGTTGTCGGCCATGAATCAAAATATACCT GCCATCTGATGGAGAAGATTGAATCTGAGAACCTGCTCCACAGGGCATTCAGCGTATTCCTTTTCAACTCAAAACATGAGCTGCTACTTCAG CAAAGATCTGCGACGAAGGTTACGTTTCCTTTAGTATGGACCAACACCTGCTGCAGCCATCCTCTGTACCGTGAATCTGAGCTTATTCAGGAAAACTTTCTTG GTGTCAGAAATGCTGCTCAGAGGAAGCTCCTCGATGAGCTGGGCATCCCAGCTGAAGATGTGCCCGTTGACCAGTTCACCCCTCTCGGTCGGATGCTTTACAAGGCACCATCTGATGGGAAATGGGGCGAACATGAGC TGGACTACCTGCTGTTCATCGTGCGCGAGGTGAAGCTGGTCCCGAACCCGGACGAAGTGGCCGACGTGAAGTACGTGAGCCGGGAGCAGCTGCGGGAGCTCATCCAGCAGgcggacgccggcgagggcggcgtgAAGCTGTCCCCTTGGTTCAGGCTGGTGGTGGACAACTTTCTCATGGGCTGGTGGGAGCACTTGGAGAAAGGCACGCTCGCGGAGGCCGTGGACATGGAAACCATCCACAAGCTCAAGTGA